In Ignavibacteria bacterium, the following proteins share a genomic window:
- the moeB gene encoding molybdopterin-synthase adenylyltransferase MoeB — translation MNTNFSEQEFLRYARHFILPKVGTEGQMKLKSSRVLIVGAGGLGSPLAMYLCAAGIGTIGIVDFDVVDFSNLQRQILHSTSNVGKEKVFSAKETLTAINPDINVQCYHTKLTSENALGIFRNYDIVADGSDNFPTRYLVNDACVLLEKPLVYGSIFRFEGEVSVFNTNQSPCYRCLHPVPPPPHLVPSCAVGGVFGALPGIIGSIQATEVLKLLLNIGSSLAGKVLFFDAMKMEFRELLLKKNFHCSVCGKNPSITSLIDYEEFCSKKTTQQFSEIPTMNKTEITVNELQKKIDDVFLLDVREQYEFDIVNLSGYLIPLKELPNRIHELDSSKEIVVYCHHGNRSSFAMQFLNHKGFANVKNLVGGIDEWARKIDTNMKRY, via the coding sequence ATGAATACAAATTTTTCCGAACAGGAATTCCTTCGCTACGCCCGACATTTTATTCTGCCGAAGGTGGGAACAGAAGGACAAATGAAATTGAAATCATCTCGCGTGCTTATTGTCGGAGCAGGGGGGCTTGGCTCTCCGCTTGCAATGTATTTATGCGCCGCAGGAATCGGAACAATCGGCATTGTGGATTTTGATGTTGTTGATTTTTCCAATTTGCAACGGCAAATACTTCACTCAACTTCCAATGTTGGAAAAGAAAAAGTATTTTCCGCAAAAGAAACTCTCACGGCAATAAATCCCGACATCAATGTACAATGTTATCATACAAAACTTACGTCGGAAAACGCGTTGGGCATTTTCAGGAATTATGATATTGTCGCGGACGGAAGCGATAATTTTCCCACGCGCTATTTGGTGAACGACGCATGTGTACTATTGGAAAAACCTCTGGTATATGGAAGTATATTTCGTTTTGAGGGAGAAGTTTCCGTATTCAACACGAATCAGTCGCCGTGCTATCGCTGTCTGCATCCGGTTCCGCCGCCGCCGCATTTAGTTCCGTCGTGTGCAGTAGGAGGTGTGTTTGGCGCGCTTCCGGGAATCATTGGTTCTATACAGGCAACGGAAGTTCTTAAACTTCTGCTCAATATTGGTTCATCGCTCGCTGGAAAAGTTTTGTTTTTTGATGCGATGAAAATGGAGTTTCGCGAACTGTTGCTGAAAAAAAATTTTCATTGTTCCGTTTGCGGAAAAAATCCTTCTATTACGTCACTCATTGATTATGAAGAATTTTGCTCAAAGAAAACAACACAACAATTTTCTGAAATACCAACTATGAACAAGACCGAAATAACGGTGAACGAACTTCAAAAAAAAATCGACGATGTTTTTTTGCTCGATGTTCGCGAACAATACGAGTTTGATATTGTGAATTTAAGCGGATATTTGATTCCACTCAAAGAATTACCGAATCGTATTCACGAACTTGATTCGTCAAAAGAAATTGTCGTTTATTGTCATCACGGAAATCGGAGTTCTTTTGCAATGCAATTTCTCAATCACAAAGGATTTGCCAATGTAAAAAATCTTGTCGGGGGGATAGATGAATGGGCAAGAAAAATTGATACGAATATGAAACGCTATTGA
- a CDS encoding radical SAM protein, producing the protein MLKVNEIFFSIQGESSKSGLPCVFVRLTDCDLRCTYCDTEYAFFEGTVKTIEEIIEEVQSYHCMLVEITGGEPLLQNDVHELMKRLCDLNYEVLLETGGHILVDRIDSRVKKIIDMKTPSSGMMKHNEYNNLELATVNDEIKFVIGTREDYNWAKSLIASYGLSEKLTVLLSPVFNELSPQQLVEWILEDKLNVRLQLQLHKFIWKPTTRGV; encoded by the coding sequence ATGCTCAAAGTCAACGAAATATTTTTTTCCATTCAGGGAGAATCATCGAAAAGCGGATTGCCGTGCGTGTTTGTGCGATTGACGGATTGCGATTTACGATGCACGTACTGTGATACCGAATACGCTTTTTTCGAAGGAACAGTAAAAACGATTGAAGAAATCATTGAGGAAGTACAATCGTATCATTGTATGTTGGTTGAAATTACCGGCGGCGAACCATTGCTGCAAAACGATGTACACGAATTGATGAAACGCTTGTGTGATTTGAATTATGAAGTATTGTTAGAAACCGGCGGACATATTCTTGTTGATAGAATTGATTCGAGAGTCAAGAAGATTATTGATATGAAAACTCCTTCGTCGGGAATGATGAAACATAACGAATATAACAATCTCGAACTTGCAACGGTGAACGACGAAATTAAATTTGTCATTGGTACACGTGAAGATTACAATTGGGCAAAATCTCTTATTGCCTCGTATGGTCTTTCGGAAAAACTTACGGTGTTGCTTTCTCCCGTTTTCAACGAACTTTCTCCGCAACAACTTGTGGAATGGATTCTTGAAGACAAATTGAACGTGCGGCTTCAACTTCAACTGCACAAATTTATTTGGAAACCAACGACCCGCGGAGTATAA
- a CDS encoding T9SS type A sorting domain-containing protein has product MRQDLQLSRHSFSLSVFTPLFFFTMSLFFIAPQTLFSQSTSWIGGTNTQWSNAANWTNGVPTASVDAVIGDGNFNGPNQPSLVGASVCKSLAIGNSQATTASTILTTGNNALTVSGNITIGSLGTITHSASSASNPISLTGNWSNTGTYTSTQTNATIVFNGSSQTISGTTTFNKVTVNSGTTVIVNNNTTVNRTLTVNGVLDVNTSSIRISGAGTASLQVAGTVYVRGSAFDSTYFSFLTTSTNQGSIVDYAANGNQSIKNTLSYSTLRISGSGTKTLVGDLPDLNSSTSGDGNITVNAGTLDLGIYIADRGSSVVGGTVSVASGAIFRIGGSNSLPANFNTYSFSNTGAVEYYGESQTISAVTYGTLHIIGSGNPTFENDFSVNGLTNFSSGNINDGGFTLTAKGQIINNVTLSGTGKILISGGSSSHSISGTGTFKNVELNDANGASLGDNMKISGTLTFTNGIITTTSAPKVILTSSGSISRTNGHVNGNLQKTFSTGNASSSFEIGDASNYAPVTVSFTNVTSGGELVASTTQGDHQFIGSANIRSERSVNRFWTLTNQNIVFDTYNAVFNFVAGDKDPGVNPDSFIVKKYDGVVWSNLTVGTKTVTSTQVIGATSFSDFQIGHTADNPVPTTTSINPTSKYANESGFTISVTGTNFIPASVVRFNSSDKTTTYLGPTQLSAEILSSDIDTAGTFTVTVFNPAPAGGESNAQTFTVIALSSMAGTLFLDTDGDSIKDVGESGLQNWKIKITGAKIDSMNTDANGYYSFINLQPGGYLVSLEQQNGYVQTLPSNQSGYNLTLAAGQYVTGVDFGNFQYGSISGMKFNDVNGNGTKDSNDVGISGWKIKISGAKTDSTTTDGSGNYSFTNLKAGNYTVSESQQAGWTQTLPANNGSYLVTVTSGTTSSNLNFGNYPGSAKYRTFKATVDMYTKATKVKYKKGVLSVRPNTQTAVENVFKKIGKLGTTFLGVAQPTKDSAKKYAWIYYKKAGDLGKLYSSAHNATTYPIDYLRISGKSDKKLTKALKPDRKTYDNPAWEQGVLFRLNIIASDTNVIVDTNNPGKRFGDLVLDTMFTLFGRNLQNVPLRNIANYFDTVMTYWQSFNILTSTEYTQIGTFTTSILKQLNERFASATFDSTNYKIDSVGVVVSKNPYAVKMMGYKTASEVGLVKELPSVKSNELFVATRGYTETPSEISLEQNYPNPFNPTTTIRFEIPVGAIHELPLQTTLKIYNVLGQEVATLLNNEEIEEGMHEVQFDASGLSSGIYFYKLTADNFSETKKFVLLK; this is encoded by the coding sequence ATGCGTCAAGATTTACAACTTTCGCGACATTCTTTTTCGCTATCAGTATTTACTCCATTATTTTTTTTCACCATGAGTTTGTTTTTCATCGCTCCGCAAACTCTTTTTTCTCAATCAACCTCGTGGATTGGAGGAACAAACACGCAATGGAGCAACGCCGCAAACTGGACCAATGGCGTTCCGACTGCTTCCGTTGATGCAGTAATCGGTGATGGAAACTTTAACGGACCCAATCAACCTTCGCTCGTTGGCGCTTCGGTTTGCAAATCGTTAGCGATTGGAAACAGCCAAGCCACAACGGCTTCTACAATACTCACAACAGGAAATAATGCGCTTACCGTCAGCGGAAATATTACGATTGGCTCCTTGGGAACAATTACACACTCTGCCAGTTCTGCATCAAATCCAATTTCTTTAACGGGAAACTGGAGCAACACGGGAACGTACACGTCAACACAAACCAATGCAACGATTGTTTTTAACGGTTCCTCCCAAACGATTTCGGGAACAACAACGTTCAACAAAGTTACCGTGAATTCCGGAACAACAGTCATTGTGAATAACAATACAACAGTGAACAGAACGCTTACCGTGAACGGGGTTCTTGATGTGAACACAAGCAGTATTCGTATCAGCGGAGCAGGAACAGCATCGTTGCAAGTTGCTGGCACTGTTTATGTGCGTGGGAGCGCATTTGACAGTACGTATTTTTCTTTTCTCACTACTTCAACAAATCAGGGAAGTATCGTTGATTATGCCGCTAACGGAAATCAGTCCATCAAAAATACGCTTTCGTATTCTACGCTTCGTATCAGCGGGAGCGGAACAAAAACGCTTGTTGGCGATTTGCCCGATTTAAATTCGTCAACCTCAGGCGATGGAAATATTACCGTGAACGCAGGAACACTCGATTTGGGAATCTATATTGCAGACAGAGGAAGTTCTGTTGTTGGAGGCACGGTTAGCGTTGCAAGCGGAGCAATATTTCGAATTGGAGGAAGTAATTCTTTACCAGCCAATTTCAACACATATTCGTTCAGCAATACGGGAGCTGTTGAATATTACGGCGAGAGTCAAACTATTTCCGCGGTTACGTACGGGACTTTGCACATCATCGGGAGTGGAAATCCAACATTCGAGAACGATTTTTCTGTGAACGGACTAACTAACTTTTCTTCCGGAAATATTAACGATGGTGGTTTTACTCTCACAGCAAAAGGACAAATCATCAACAATGTTACTCTTTCCGGAACGGGAAAAATTTTAATCAGCGGCGGTTCTTCTTCTCATTCGATTTCTGGAACAGGTACGTTTAAAAATGTTGAACTCAACGATGCGAATGGTGCCTCTCTCGGCGATAATATGAAAATTAGCGGAACGCTAACATTTACCAATGGAATAATAACAACGACTTCCGCACCAAAAGTTATTCTTACATCTTCCGGCTCAATTTCTCGAACAAATGGACACGTGAACGGAAATTTGCAGAAAACATTTTCAACCGGAAACGCTTCTTCTTCGTTTGAAATTGGCGACGCGAGCAACTATGCTCCAGTAACCGTTTCCTTCACGAACGTTACCAGCGGCGGCGAACTCGTTGCAAGCACAACACAAGGCGACCATCAATTTATCGGAAGCGCAAACATTCGTTCCGAGCGAAGCGTCAATCGCTTTTGGACACTCACGAATCAAAATATTGTGTTCGATACGTACAATGCCGTGTTTAATTTTGTTGCCGGCGACAAAGATCCCGGAGTCAATCCCGATAGTTTTATTGTAAAAAAATATGACGGTGTTGTTTGGTCTAATCTTACCGTAGGAACAAAAACGGTAACATCAACACAGGTTATTGGTGCTACTTCTTTCAGCGATTTCCAAATTGGGCATACGGCGGATAATCCTGTGCCAACAACAACTTCTATCAATCCAACAAGCAAATATGCAAATGAATCCGGATTTACGATTTCCGTAACAGGAACAAATTTTATTCCCGCATCCGTAGTTCGTTTCAACAGTTCCGACAAAACAACAACGTATTTAGGACCAACACAACTCTCGGCAGAAATTCTCTCTTCCGATATTGATACCGCTGGAACATTTACGGTTACTGTTTTCAATCCTGCTCCCGCGGGTGGAGAATCGAACGCACAAACGTTTACCGTCATTGCGCTTTCATCTATGGCGGGAACATTATTTCTCGACACTGATGGCGATAGCATAAAAGACGTTGGAGAAAGCGGTTTGCAAAACTGGAAAATAAAAATTACCGGCGCAAAAATTGATTCGATGAATACGGATGCAAACGGTTATTACTCTTTCATCAATCTGCAACCAGGCGGCTATCTCGTAAGTTTGGAACAGCAAAACGGATATGTGCAAACGTTGCCAAGCAATCAAAGCGGATATAATTTAACTCTTGCCGCGGGACAATATGTTACGGGCGTTGATTTCGGAAATTTCCAATACGGAAGTATCAGCGGAATGAAGTTCAACGATGTAAACGGCAACGGCACAAAGGATTCGAATGATGTTGGAATTTCCGGATGGAAAATAAAAATCAGCGGCGCAAAAACCGATTCAACAACGACGGATGGAAGCGGGAATTATTCGTTCACAAATTTGAAAGCAGGAAATTATACGGTGAGCGAATCGCAGCAAGCAGGATGGACGCAGACGCTTCCTGCAAATAATGGTTCGTATCTTGTAACGGTAACTTCGGGAACGACTTCATCGAATTTGAATTTTGGGAATTATCCCGGCTCTGCAAAGTACAGAACATTCAAGGCGACCGTTGATATGTACACGAAAGCAACAAAGGTAAAGTATAAAAAAGGAGTACTCAGCGTACGACCAAACACCCAAACTGCGGTAGAAAATGTTTTCAAGAAAATTGGAAAACTCGGGACAACATTTCTTGGAGTTGCGCAACCGACAAAAGATTCTGCGAAAAAGTATGCGTGGATTTATTACAAGAAAGCGGGCGATTTGGGAAAACTGTATTCAAGCGCGCATAATGCAACAACGTATCCGATTGACTATCTCCGCATTTCCGGAAAGTCGGATAAAAAACTGACGAAAGCGTTGAAACCCGATAGAAAAACCTACGATAATCCTGCGTGGGAACAAGGAGTGTTGTTTCGCTTGAATATCATCGCAAGCGACACGAATGTTATCGTTGATACGAATAATCCAGGAAAGCGATTCGGTGATTTAGTGCTAGATACAATGTTCACATTATTCGGTAGAAATTTGCAAAACGTGCCGTTGCGCAACATTGCAAATTATTTTGATACCGTGATGACGTACTGGCAATCGTTCAATATTTTAACAAGCACCGAATACACACAAATCGGAACATTTACGACTTCTATCTTGAAACAATTGAACGAACGATTTGCTTCGGCAACATTCGACAGCACGAACTACAAAATAGATTCTGTTGGAGTTGTTGTGAGCAAAAATCCGTATGCGGTAAAAATGATGGGATATAAAACAGCATCCGAAGTTGGCTTGGTGAAAGAATTACCCTCTGTGAAAAGTAACGAACTTTTTGTTGCAACAAGAGGATACACGGAAACGCCGTCAGAAATTTCTTTGGAACAAAATTATCCCAATCCGTTTAATCCTACGACCACGATTCGATTTGAAATTCCCGTAGGGGCAATTCATGAATTGCCCTTACAAACAACGTTGAAAATCTACAACGTTCTCGGTCAAGAAGTTGCAACGCTTTTGAATAATGAAGAAATAGAAGAAGGAATGCACGAAGTTCAGTTCGATGCGAGTGGATTGTCAAGCGGAATCTATTTTTATAAACTCACTGCCGATAATTTTTCGGAAACGAAAAAGTTTGTGCTGTTGAAATAA
- the sppA gene encoding signal peptide peptidase SppA codes for MKQRKIIFSLFIFQSLLFSQTHYERAFNSSINDWQFSAGVDGAIGSVSNPATLGIEHGTDLWYTNFLREGNFLEHNFFVQAPFLFTNFGASYRKAYDTNVKNSADLYGFGFGVGSSSFSFGYTADFFVHKSEEATLSNIGFLVRPSRMFSLSYVVKNFNVPSISAFTFARQQILGVGIRPTNTDVVSLFFDAKSTSGNFSKAHLHAGMDVKIFPGIHILASYHDDKNSSFAALPAKLYSVGLRIDFSQASIFASTTTGKNYIPGTSLALHFSNDIQQTIFPQSALLAEITIEGEYDDFDEPGNIFSEGKQGLQTVIAELDKAANDKSIGGVLLNIRPFTTSYAIFGMNGGVQELKNAIERVKANGKPVVVFLSSFASLQELYLASAADNIVMPQYGFLLGYGISYSSLKYKYMLKKFGVDMRTYTAGKFKSALNSMSDTLSPWKVEELNTIADDLYAEMIRQMKEGRKNHVDEKAIDTLSGIMYPQQAKSAKIIDEIGWYEDAKKLLYNMVSSPYQMWENGEVAEINADDIETVSMSERKHWNASWNEMPTIAVIGVYGGITQGESLSPGGIPLPFLSRERSSGSKTVSEQLENAMEDDNVKAIILRVDSPGGDGIASDDIYRTIQKVREKKLVVVSMGSLAASGGYYVSCTGAKIFANPATLTASIGVISQIPYYYELFDTLDIWEKNFSRGTYSNVLNLYESPNPEGEKLLVNALNVFYEGFLQRIMEGRKLKEADVREHAQGRIWTGVKAKEKNLIDEFGGLYDAVQYVKKETELGDECSVKFYRVPSGGLNPFSFVGAMFSDKEKNALWNLFEKRKITVEF; via the coding sequence ATGAAGCAACGCAAAATAATTTTTTCACTTTTTATATTCCAATCACTATTATTTTCTCAAACACACTACGAGCGCGCGTTCAATTCCTCCATCAATGATTGGCAATTTTCCGCCGGAGTTGACGGTGCAATCGGAAGTGTTTCAAATCCTGCAACGCTTGGTATTGAACACGGCACAGATTTGTGGTACACAAATTTTCTCCGTGAAGGAAATTTTCTCGAGCATAATTTTTTTGTGCAAGCGCCGTTTCTCTTTACGAACTTCGGAGCAAGTTATCGCAAAGCGTACGATACCAACGTAAAAAATTCAGCGGATTTGTATGGATTCGGTTTTGGTGTTGGTTCTTCATCATTCTCGTTCGGATATACTGCGGATTTTTTTGTTCATAAAAGCGAAGAAGCAACGTTATCGAATATCGGTTTTCTTGTGCGTCCATCAAGAATGTTTTCGCTTTCGTACGTCGTAAAAAATTTCAACGTTCCTTCCATTTCTGCGTTCACGTTTGCGCGACAGCAAATCCTAGGCGTTGGCATTCGTCCAACAAATACCGATGTTGTTTCGCTATTCTTCGATGCGAAAAGCACTTCGGGAAATTTTTCGAAAGCCCATCTTCACGCAGGAATGGATGTAAAAATTTTCCCGGGAATTCACATCCTTGCAAGTTATCACGATGATAAAAATTCTTCGTTTGCCGCTCTTCCCGCGAAATTGTATTCCGTTGGTTTGCGAATAGATTTTTCTCAGGCATCCATTTTCGCTTCAACAACAACGGGAAAAAATTATATTCCGGGAACATCGCTTGCATTGCATTTTTCAAATGATATTCAGCAAACTATTTTTCCACAAAGCGCATTGCTTGCGGAAATAACTATTGAAGGAGAGTACGATGATTTCGACGAACCCGGAAATATTTTTTCCGAAGGGAAACAAGGTTTGCAAACAGTGATTGCAGAACTTGACAAAGCCGCAAACGATAAATCCATCGGTGGCGTGTTGCTGAACATTCGTCCGTTCACCACGTCGTATGCAATTTTCGGAATGAACGGAGGCGTGCAGGAATTGAAGAATGCAATTGAGCGCGTGAAGGCAAACGGAAAACCGGTCGTTGTGTTTCTTTCAAGTTTCGCTTCCTTGCAGGAATTATATCTTGCAAGCGCGGCAGATAACATTGTAATGCCCCAATATGGTTTTCTTCTTGGCTATGGAATTTCGTACAGTTCATTGAAATACAAATATATGCTGAAAAAATTCGGCGTTGATATGCGTACGTACACTGCGGGAAAATTCAAATCCGCATTGAACAGTATGAGCGATACGCTTTCCCCGTGGAAAGTAGAAGAACTCAATACGATTGCCGATGATTTGTACGCAGAAATGATTCGGCAAATGAAAGAAGGAAGAAAAAATCACGTGGATGAAAAAGCAATAGACACACTTTCCGGCATCATGTATCCGCAGCAAGCGAAATCTGCAAAAATTATTGATGAAATCGGATGGTACGAAGATGCGAAAAAATTATTGTACAATATGGTTTCATCGCCGTATCAGATGTGGGAAAACGGCGAAGTTGCGGAAATCAATGCAGACGATATTGAAACAGTTTCGATGAGCGAGAGAAAACATTGGAATGCATCGTGGAATGAAATGCCAACGATTGCTGTCATTGGTGTGTACGGTGGAATTACGCAGGGAGAAAGTCTATCACCGGGAGGAATTCCGTTGCCGTTTCTTTCGCGCGAGCGTTCATCGGGTTCGAAAACAGTATCGGAGCAATTGGAAAATGCGATGGAAGATGACAACGTAAAAGCGATAATTCTCCGCGTAGATTCTCCCGGCGGCGATGGTATTGCTTCCGATGACATTTATCGAACTATACAAAAAGTTCGGGAGAAAAAACTTGTAGTTGTTTCGATGGGAAGTTTGGCAGCGAGCGGCGGATATTATGTTTCCTGCACGGGCGCAAAAATATTTGCAAATCCGGCAACATTAACTGCGAGCATAGGAGTGATTTCTCAAATTCCGTACTACTACGAACTTTTTGACACACTCGATATTTGGGAGAAAAATTTTTCGCGCGGAACATATTCAAACGTATTGAATCTGTACGAGTCACCCAATCCCGAAGGAGAAAAATTATTGGTAAATGCGCTGAATGTTTTTTATGAAGGATTTTTGCAACGTATTATGGAAGGGAGAAAACTCAAAGAAGCCGATGTTCGCGAACATGCGCAAGGACGAATTTGGACGGGTGTAAAAGCAAAAGAGAAAAATCTGATTGATGAATTTGGCGGATTGTATGATGCGGTTCAATATGTTAAAAAAGAAACAGAACTTGGAGACGAATGCTCGGTAAAATTTTATCGTGTTCCCAGCGGCGGATTGAACCCGTTTTCGTTTGTCGGTGCAATGTTTTCAGACAAAGAAAAAAATGCGCTATGGAATTTATTTGAGAAACGAAAAATAACGGTGGAGTTTTGA
- a CDS encoding insulinase family protein, translating to MEFEMLRLFILLLAAPLFFAFVTTTYAADNSKIFPFPVNKIVLDNGLTIISIPYESPGIVAYYTVVRTGSRNEVEEGKSGFAHFFEHMMFRGTEKYSTQAYNDIVKKIGSDANAFTTDDWTCYHLVASSGALETMFDIESDRFKNLQYTVDDFKTEAGAILGEYNKNYSNPIMTMFEKLQDAAYTRHTYKHTTMGFLKDIQDMPNQYEYSLQFFDRYYRPGNCIVVIVGDFEQKKVESLAKKYYSDWKRGNSNVEIPQEPPQTEEKIISLPWKSRTLPMLMLGYHGPAFSDKEIDMPTLDVLSQLYFSESSPLFQKLVVEEQLVEFVDGSAQDQRDPGMFTILTRIKDKTNIDKVRDEIYKTLEEAKSTPVSLERLQNVKLHLKYSFAMRMNTADAIALTLGNYLQLTGDVESVNRVYQLYENVSAEDIMRIAKKYFTKENRTVLTLTQEEEQK from the coding sequence ATGGAGTTTGAAATGCTTCGACTGTTCATCTTACTACTTGCGGCACCGTTGTTTTTTGCCTTTGTAACCACGACGTACGCCGCAGATAATTCAAAAATTTTTCCTTTTCCCGTCAACAAAATTGTTCTCGACAATGGTTTGACGATTATTTCCATTCCGTACGAAAGCCCTGGAATTGTTGCATATTATACCGTTGTACGTACGGGTTCGCGCAATGAAGTGGAAGAGGGAAAATCCGGCTTTGCACATTTTTTTGAACATATGATGTTTCGCGGAACAGAGAAATATTCCACGCAAGCGTATAACGATATTGTCAAAAAAATCGGCAGCGACGCAAACGCATTTACCACGGATGATTGGACGTGTTATCATCTCGTTGCAAGTTCCGGCGCTCTCGAAACAATGTTCGATATTGAAAGCGACCGATTCAAGAATTTACAATATACCGTTGATGATTTTAAGACAGAAGCAGGCGCTATTCTTGGAGAATACAATAAAAACTATTCGAACCCGATAATGACGATGTTCGAGAAATTACAAGATGCAGCGTACACAAGACACACATACAAACACACAACGATGGGATTTCTAAAAGATATTCAGGATATGCCGAATCAATATGAATACAGTCTGCAATTTTTCGACAGATATTATCGTCCGGGAAATTGCATTGTTGTCATCGTCGGCGATTTCGAGCAGAAAAAGGTTGAATCGCTCGCGAAAAAATATTATAGCGATTGGAAACGAGGAAACTCCAACGTAGAAATTCCGCAAGAGCCACCGCAAACCGAAGAAAAAATTATCTCATTGCCGTGGAAATCGCGCACGTTGCCTATGCTGATGCTCGGGTATCACGGTCCCGCATTCAGCGATAAAGAAATTGATATGCCAACGCTCGATGTGCTTTCGCAATTATATTTTTCGGAAAGTTCGCCGCTGTTTCAAAAACTTGTTGTCGAAGAGCAATTGGTGGAATTTGTTGACGGAAGCGCACAAGACCAGCGAGACCCAGGAATGTTCACGATTCTCACACGCATCAAAGACAAAACAAACATTGATAAAGTCCGCGACGAAATTTACAAAACACTCGAAGAAGCAAAATCAACGCCTGTTTCTCTTGAGCGTTTGCAAAACGTTAAATTGCACTTGAAATACAGTTTTGCAATGCGAATGAACACGGCGGACGCCATTGCTCTCACGTTGGGAAATTATTTACAACTCACCGGGGATGTGGAAAGTGTGAACCGCGTGTATCAACTGTATGAAAACGTTTCCGCAGAAGATATCATGCGCATCGCCAAAAAATATTTTACCAAAGAAAACAGAACTGTACTCACGTTGACGCAAGAGGAGGAACAAAAATGA
- a CDS encoding insulinase family protein, whose amino-acid sequence MKHLILFLAILVMTTTAISNTIKTVEMPSKSPLIAFRIQFRIGSINDINGKEGINALTSFLLAQGGTQELTFKQVIEKMYPWAAAIDVQPDKEVTTFIGNVHRDHLENFYKIFSDLLLHPRFDSEDFHRVKDDAINYLTNNLRSINDEELGKQALQSMLYDEHPYGTTVNGTVQGITAILLEDVKLYYQSMFTQSQLTIGIAGDYPIGFVEKVKNDFSQLPKGAVTVVPLPKPKAIRDIEVTIVEKPARATAISFGFPIEVTRAENDFYALMVVNSYFGEHRTFNGVLMNKIRGDRGINYGDYSYIENFIQEGGSRFFIPNIPRRQQFFSVWIRPTKPEDAHFSLREAMRELKILCEKGLTKEQFETSRDFVINYSKLWVQTQNRRLGFEMDSKFYGTDFFIDKIEKELKKLSVADVNKAIKKYLQYQNVKVAIVAQNANELKEKILNNAVSPIQYATKVPDAILEEDKDIVQYLLNINNDAFKIVSANELFEK is encoded by the coding sequence ATGAAACACCTAATTCTTTTTTTAGCAATCCTTGTTATGACAACGACAGCAATTTCCAACACAATAAAAACAGTCGAAATGCCGAGCAAATCTCCCCTCATTGCTTTTCGCATTCAATTTCGTATCGGTTCCATTAACGACATAAATGGAAAAGAAGGCATCAATGCGCTTACATCATTTCTTCTTGCACAAGGAGGAACGCAAGAGCTTACGTTTAAGCAAGTCATTGAAAAAATGTATCCGTGGGCTGCCGCAATTGATGTTCAACCGGATAAAGAAGTAACGACATTTATCGGAAATGTGCATCGCGACCATTTGGAAAATTTCTACAAAATATTTTCCGATTTGCTGTTGCATCCGCGATTCGATTCGGAAGATTTCCATCGTGTAAAAGACGATGCAATCAATTATTTAACGAACAATCTTCGCAGCATCAACGATGAAGAACTCGGGAAGCAAGCGCTGCAATCAATGTTGTATGACGAACATCCGTACGGGACCACCGTGAACGGAACCGTACAGGGCATTACGGCAATATTGCTCGAAGATGTGAAATTATATTATCAATCAATGTTCACGCAGTCGCAACTCACGATAGGAATTGCAGGAGATTATCCAATAGGATTTGTGGAAAAAGTGAAAAATGATTTTTCACAACTTCCGAAAGGTGCCGTAACCGTTGTTCCGCTTCCCAAACCCAAAGCGATTCGCGATATCGAAGTAACAATCGTTGAAAAACCTGCGCGCGCCACGGCAATTTCTTTCGGTTTCCCGATTGAAGTAACGCGAGCGGAAAACGATTTCTATGCGTTGATGGTCGTGAATTCCTATTTCGGCGAACATCGCACATTCAACGGTGTCTTGATGAACAAAATTCGCGGCGACCGAGGAATAAATTACGGTGATTATTCGTACATCGAAAATTTTATTCAGGAAGGCGGAAGCAGATTTTTCATTCCGAACATTCCGCGACGACAGCAATTTTTCAGCGTGTGGATTCGACCGACAAAACCGGAAGATGCGCATTTTAGTTTGCGCGAAGCAATGCGTGAACTGAAAATTCTCTGCGAAAAAGGTTTGACGAAAGAACAGTTTGAAACGTCGCGAGATTTTGTTATCAACTATTCAAAACTTTGGGTGCAAACGCAAAACCGCAGACTTGGTTTTGAAATGGATTCAAAGTTTTACGGCACGGATTTTTTCATTGATAAAATTGAAAAAGAACTGAAGAAATTATCCGTCGCAGATGTGAACAAAGCCATAAAAAAATACTTGCAGTATCAAAATGTAAAAGTTGCCATTGTTGCGCAAAATGCAAATGAATTAAAGGAAAAAATATTAAATAACGCCGTGTCGCCGATTCAGTACGCAACAAAAGTCCCCGATGCCATTTTAGAAGAAGATAAAGATATTGTTCAATACCTGTTGAACATCAACAACGATGCGTTCAAAATCGTATCGGCAAACGAATTATTCGAAAAGTAA